From Paenibacillus graminis, a single genomic window includes:
- a CDS encoding carboxypeptidase M32 has translation MEQLVKEEWEKFSGLLSKLSGYTEAISLMHWDLRTGAPRKGVETRSNSIGLISGEIFRLQTSTEMGEFTQFFSRPEVMSQLSDVQNKIVKDCRKEYERSQSIPAKSYEEYSVLTAHAQTIWEEAKESGDFNSFEPYLSKIVAFTQEFIDHWGVKDSRYDTLLDMYEPDLTVEKLDDIFGRLRSRLVPLVEAISAAPNKPDTEFLAQIFPKEQQEKFGLFILEQMGFDFEAGRLDESVHPFATGLNPGDVRITTNYLPDNVTSAVFSSLHEGGHALYEQNISKELVGTPLAQGASMGIHESQSRLWENMIGRSRAFWHRYYGDLQQHFPEQLAGVDMEDFYRAINSVANSFIRIEADELTYNLHIIIRYEIEKLIFNEGLEVKDLPGVWNAKYQEYLGITPPSNALGVLQDVHWSGGDFGYFASYSLGNMYAAQILNTLRQELPEFENLIAAGNLLPVKEWLTEKIYRYGQSLTPSQIIEQVTGEPLNPDYLADYLETKYTELYQL, from the coding sequence TGCATTGGGATTTGCGGACGGGTGCGCCGCGCAAAGGTGTAGAGACCCGTTCCAATTCTATTGGGCTCATCAGCGGGGAAATCTTCAGACTGCAGACTTCAACTGAAATGGGCGAGTTCACACAATTTTTCAGCCGCCCGGAGGTCATGAGTCAGTTGAGCGACGTCCAGAATAAAATCGTCAAGGATTGCCGCAAGGAGTATGAGCGCAGCCAGAGCATTCCTGCCAAAAGCTATGAGGAGTATTCCGTACTCACCGCTCATGCGCAGACCATTTGGGAGGAAGCCAAGGAGAGCGGCGATTTTAATTCCTTTGAGCCTTATTTGAGCAAAATCGTAGCCTTTACACAGGAGTTCATCGATCATTGGGGGGTAAAAGACTCCCGTTATGACACCCTGCTTGACATGTACGAGCCTGACCTGACGGTAGAGAAGCTGGACGACATATTCGGCCGACTGCGCAGCCGCCTCGTTCCGCTTGTGGAGGCTATTTCGGCTGCGCCGAACAAGCCCGATACGGAGTTTCTTGCCCAGATTTTTCCGAAGGAGCAGCAGGAGAAGTTCGGTTTGTTCATTCTTGAGCAAATGGGTTTTGATTTTGAAGCCGGACGCCTGGACGAGAGTGTTCATCCGTTCGCTACCGGACTCAATCCGGGGGATGTCCGCATCACGACGAACTACTTGCCGGACAATGTTACAAGTGCTGTATTCAGCTCGCTGCACGAAGGCGGACATGCACTCTATGAACAGAACATCAGCAAGGAGCTTGTCGGCACACCGCTGGCTCAGGGCGCTTCTATGGGCATCCACGAATCCCAGTCCAGACTATGGGAAAATATGATCGGCCGCAGCCGCGCCTTCTGGCACCGCTACTATGGCGATCTGCAGCAGCATTTTCCCGAGCAGCTTGCCGGTGTGGACATGGAGGACTTCTACCGTGCGATCAACAGTGTGGCGAATTCCTTCATCCGCATTGAAGCCGACGAGCTGACCTATAATCTGCATATCATTATCCGTTATGAGATTGAGAAGCTGATTTTTAATGAAGGACTGGAGGTTAAAGATCTGCCTGGGGTATGGAATGCCAAGTATCAGGAGTACCTTGGGATTACACCTCCAAGCAATGCGCTGGGCGTGCTGCAGGATGTTCACTGGTCCGGCGGGGACTTCGGTTACTTTGCCTCCTACTCCCTGGGCAATATGTATGCCGCGCAAATTTTGAATACGCTGCGCCAAGAGCTGCCGGAGTTCGAAAATTTGATTGCCGCCGGGAATCTGCTGCCGGTCAAGGAATGGCTTACAGAGAAAATCTACCGTTATGGTCAAAGCCTGACCCCATCGCAAATTATTGAACAGGTAACAGGTGAGCCGCTGAATCCCGATTATCTGGCCGATTATCTGGAAACCAAATATACAGAGCTTTATCAACTATAG
- the trhA gene encoding PAQR family membrane homeostasis protein TrhA produces the protein MANTHTYSRKEEVANAVTHGIGVLLSIAALVLLVVFAVQNGTAWHVVSFSIYGATMLLLYINSTMVHSLREGKAKDFFEFLDHSSIYLFIAGTYTPFMLVAIRGTLGWTLFGIAWGVAVFGVFFKAFFVKKFLFMSTIFYIAMGWMIVIAWNPLSAVMADGGMTLLLVGGLLYTLGTVFYVWRGFPYHHAIWHLFVLGGTVVHFFVVLLYVLPIH, from the coding sequence ATGGCTAATACACACACATACAGCCGCAAGGAAGAGGTTGCAAATGCGGTAACACATGGGATTGGAGTACTCTTAAGCATAGCTGCGCTAGTGCTGTTGGTTGTCTTCGCTGTACAGAACGGTACAGCCTGGCATGTAGTCAGCTTCTCCATTTACGGTGCCACGATGCTGTTGCTGTATATTAATTCAACAATGGTGCATAGTCTTAGGGAAGGAAAAGCAAAGGATTTTTTTGAATTTCTGGACCATTCCTCCATCTACTTGTTCATAGCCGGTACTTACACCCCCTTTATGCTGGTGGCAATCCGGGGGACACTCGGCTGGACCCTGTTCGGCATTGCCTGGGGCGTAGCAGTGTTCGGGGTGTTCTTCAAAGCCTTTTTCGTCAAGAAATTCCTGTTCATGTCCACTATTTTCTATATCGCCATGGGCTGGATGATTGTGATCGCCTGGAACCCGCTGTCTGCGGTGATGGCGGATGGGGGCATGACCCTGCTGCTGGTTGGCGGTCTGCTGTATACCCTGGGAACGGTTTTTTATGTGTGGCGGGGATTTCCTTATCATCATGCCATCTGGCATTTGTTTGTGCTCGGAGGGACGGTCGTCCACTTTTTTGTAGTCCTTCTTTACGTGCTGCCTATTCACTGA
- a CDS encoding putative DNA-binding protein, giving the protein MSQENRLEKTNRINLLFAFYERLLTDKQQTFLKYYFHDDFSLGEIAAEFEISRQAVYEHIKRAEQVLENYEEKLGLLKKHESRNKYLEELRRLPENGMLPEQYTLRFAELVDRLQRLE; this is encoded by the coding sequence ATGAGTCAGGAGAATAGGCTCGAGAAAACCAACCGGATTAACTTGTTATTTGCTTTTTATGAACGGCTGCTTACGGATAAGCAGCAAACGTTTCTTAAATATTATTTTCACGATGACTTCTCCCTGGGAGAAATCGCCGCTGAATTTGAGATCAGCCGCCAGGCCGTATATGAGCACATCAAGCGTGCCGAACAGGTGCTGGAGAATTATGAAGAGAAGCTGGGATTGCTTAAGAAGCATGAGAGCCGCAACAAATACTTAGAAGAACTGCGCAGACTGCCGGAGAATGGGATGCTGCCTGAGCAATATACACTGCGGTTCGCGGAGCTCGTGGACCGTTTGCAGAGGTTAGAGTAG